The following are encoded in a window of Perca fluviatilis chromosome 21, GENO_Pfluv_1.0, whole genome shotgun sequence genomic DNA:
- the metrn gene encoding meteorin, whose amino-acid sequence MPAFGVWINAIWILFFAGFDAASSSYSEDQCSWRGSGLSQQQGSVEQISLHCSEGTLDWLYPKGALRLTLSPRLPSVAVGPGGSSSGLITACVKPSEQFHGAQLYLERDGVLELLVGDRLESSPPPRVRCFSRLPGERVALFLQATPHQDISRRIASFRYELRGDWTARLSLDSNPISSEEACRPCNNTEILMAVCTSDFVVRGNIRSVVEDDNLRAAVIKVSATRVFRQKYALFTGNSRLTSRGEVRTLLQCGVKPGPGSFLFTGRVHFGEAWLGCAPRYKDFQRAYTIAKAAQQIPCELPVD is encoded by the exons ATGCCTGCTTTTGGGGTTTGGATTAACGCaatttggattttattttttgccgGTTTTGACGCGGCTTCTTCAAGCTATTCTGAAGACCAGTGCAGCTGGAGAGGCAG TGGTTTGTCCCAGCAGCAGGGCAGTGTGGAGCAGATCTCCCTCCACTGCTCGGAGGGCACACTGGACTGGCTGTATCCCAAAGGGGCCCTGCGCCTCACCCTCTCACCCCGCCTGCCCTCTGTGGCGGTGGGGCCCGGCGGCAGCAGCTCGGGCCTCATCACGGCCTGCGTCAAGCCCTCTGAGCAGTTCCACGGAGCCCAGCTGTACCTGGAGAGAGATGGGGTCCTGGAGCTCCTGGTAGGGGACCGCCTGGAGTCCTCTCCCCCACCGAGGGTTCGCTGCTTCAGCCGGCTGCCTGGGGAGAGGGTGGCTCTCTTCCTGCAAGCTACACCTCATCAGGACATCAGCAGGAGGATCGCCTCCTTTCGCTATGAGCTGAGAGGGGACTGGACCGCTCGCCTGTCGCTGGACTCCAACCCCATCAGCAGTGAAG AGGCCTGCAGACCCTGCAacaacactgagatcctgatGGCCGTTTGCACCAGTGACTTTG TTGTGCGAGGTAACATccgatcagtggtggaagacgaTAACCTACGGGCAGCAGTGATTAAAGTCAGCGCCACCCGGGTGTTTCGTCAGAAGTACGCCCTGTTCACCGGCAACAGTCGCCTGACCAGCCGGGGTGAGGTTAGGACTCTGCTGCAGTGTGGCGTCAAACCCGGGCCCGGCAGCTTTCTCTTCACCGGTCGGGTCCACTTTGGAGAGGCCTGGTTGGGCTGTGCTCCCCGTTACAAGGACTTCCAGCGGGCTTACACTATTGCCAAAGCAGCCCAGCAGATACCCTGTGAACTGCCTGTAGACTGA